TTGTATAGATTTATATTGGTGTATTGtggaatatttatattattcttataataaccctttgttctacttatgtttatgttctgtaaagctgctttgagacaaagtcaattgtaaaaagcgctatacaaataaacatgaattgaattgaactgaatattaataaatggaaTATGGCATGAACACAAACATGATGCAAATGTTGCCATATCACAAATCTAGACAATTGTTCAACCTCATAGCCTTTATGGCTTTCCCCAACTGTGTTTGTTCAgcattataaaattatttgcatttatatttaaacgtggtgtgtttttgttatgtTGTTTCAAACAGACGGATcatgaaaaaatgctgtaaacctTTTCAGTGTGTCAGTTTTCAGTAGTACAACTTATTTTGTAGCCTTGAAGTGGCCACacctttttatgtttgtttttatttaaacaaatgtctAGAGTTTAGTTTGATAGTGTAGTCAATCCTTGACCTGTTTGTATTAGCATtagaacaatttttaaatggacaATCAAAACACTTCAAAACACTTCTTATTGTCACTCTTTATAAAGCACAAATGTTTGATATTGTAATTCAACTATGTAAAcagtttttgttaaatatttttttttctaactatTCCAATTTATAACACCAAACCagttacacttttttttatttaagacattttattagtataatatttaaaacctGATACCAACAGCCATGTCAGTTACTCAATGACACTTCGAAGCACAGCAATTCCATCTGCATAAAAGCAGGGTTGATATTGACACTACATTTCAGCCACTAGATGTCACTTTAAAGCACCAAAATATCATGTACACTGTTtcataacacaaaaaaagacaatcgtttaaaaaaatccaaatttaGTTTTAGACTTAGTTTTCAGCACTGTTTGTTATGTGTTATATCCATCACTGGACAGATGCTCAATATGTCTGAGGCTTTATCACAGCAGTAAAGATAAAAGAACGGGTAAAGTTTCTCCTGGAACGAGTCCACGAAGGTATAGATGTGACTTCTTGATATTGTATCATAAAATGACAGATGTCCTTCTTCAAagtccacatacacacccactcTCTTCAGCTTGGGGTTGACAGGAAGAATAATAGGTGGTGATGAGGAGACTCTGTACTCTTGCCCTTTCTTCATAGCCAATGCCCAATAGCCATGAGAAGTGCTTATTGCAATGCGCCCTTTCCTGTTGACAGACTCTTTGGCCACACCGAGGTACCAGTCATCCTTTTCACCCACTTGGACCTCCCAGTAATGGCGACCAGAAGTGAAGCCTTCACAACCCAGGGTGATGACCACTGTGTTAAAGCGATCTGGTGTGTCAGGAAGGTCTTGCCATGCCCCAAGGTGGCGCAACTGTCTTCTATCCTCAGACAGTTGCAACCAAGGATTGGCTGTGTCCGGATCAAGGGTCACGTCCACTTTACAAAAGAGAAGAATAAgacattgtaatattttgctaaaacatttcatttgtatgcaaaatcacacacaaaccgtACTTGAGTACTTCTGAGCAGTCTTCagctctgaaagaaaaaaaataattatacattatactatTCCTCATACTTTCAAAAGAGTTTTTTAAAGAGTTTTCAGTGATGTGTGTCCTTCATTCAAAATATTTGTAGCTTGTAGGTTTTTTAATTAGATGAAGTGTGACAGCAAACGAAaccaaataaaagaaaatcaatcaCCAAAGAAACTAATAGAAAAGAAAGTAGCTGAGGAGTAGAGTATTCATTTACTCACCACTCTCTGCAAGTTTTTCTATCTCTTCTGCCAGGCTTTCCTCCAGCTTGGAAACAGCTCTCCTAATTGTACCCAAGCACTGATTTGTGGGCACATGGGCCTCAGACCAGTCTTTAGTTTGTGGATGAGTGATTAGAGATGGAAGTTTCTGCAGATGATTTATATTAGAGACATTGAGATTAAATGTCAAATGTCAAATGTCTAATCGTTTAAGAGTTAAAGGTCATGGAAACAGACCGAATGACTATGAACATCGAACACAAACTATGACTAcaagaaaaacaatcaaatatcttcttttttaaatttcattgtcTGCCATTATTACGCTTTACAAGTCTTTACCTGAAGAAAGTAAATGTGGTCATCGGTGCGAGCAAGATGATCTATCTCACTGTTCCTCTTCTTCAACTGGACAATCTCCCGTTCTAGTTCCTCGATAAGTCCCTGAGCCCATTGTGCTGTTTTCCTCTGTTTCTCTTCTATGGCGATAACCAGCTCCGCTTGGGCTTTTTGAACCTTTCGGACCAAGTTTGAGAACACCTGCACACTGTCCTCAATCTCTCTAAGAGCACTGTGCtgaagagaacgagagagaaagaaaagaacatgtGTGTTTGCTAGGTTATTAATCAGGTTGTCTAGACTTCTATCCAGCATTAGAGGACAATTATCAATGCTAGCTAATAATACATAATCAGACAATTTAAACTTACTTTATTCAGTTCAATACAGTGTTTGATGTCCTCCACCTTCTGAAGTCGTTCTTGAATCATCTGCTGAACCTCAGCCTCTGTTTTTCTTAGCAGAGCCTGTTAATTATTATGTAACACATGATAATGAACTTTCATCAACTTTCATCAATTTCTAATTTTCCATGTCTTACACTGCACATTTTAGAGCTTTCTTTGCCCAATAGCTAGCTTTACACTATACATGGTTATGGCCCAATTTTGCTCATGCAGACAACAACTGTACATCATAAAAATGTTGGATatgtcacgaagtgacacggtgagacaaagacgagtgaggatccaaatgcagtttaaaggtttttactaaacaaaacacaaacaaacaggcaggcaacgcggaacaaacaggaaacgggaacatggacatgcacacaccaacaccaaaaacgaccaacaacattgaagtgaacagacagagtatatatggagaacgagaaccaataacaaaacagagacagacaaggactaagacaaaacacctggggaagagaatgaatgtaattagtgtccatggtaacagataggtgggcggggtcaacaattaacatcagggaaagacggcagacagaaacaagtggaaaacacagacagacacattacagagccccccccctacgagcggcttccagacgctcccaagtccacaaaacccagttcaggcgggtggagcgaaggcgcaaccagggtgggagggcgggtcgggttcgtgtagtggtggcgcccgccgagcaggaggccggggttgcgccagccgagccggaggccggggcggcgccggcagagccggaggccggggcggcgccggcagagccggaggccggggcggcgccggcagagccggaggccggggcggcgccggcagagccggaggccagggcggcgccggcagagccggaggccagggcggcgccggcagagccggaggccagggcggcgccggcagagcaggaggccagggcggcgccggcagagcaggaggccagggcggcgccggcagagcaggaggccagggcggcgccgggagaacaggaggccagggcggcgccgagagaacaggaggccagggtggtgccggaggcggagccagagaccagagcaggaccggagaccagggtggtgctggaggcggagccggaggccagagcaggaccagagaccagggtggtgctggaggcggagccagagaccagagcaggaccggcgaccagggcggtgctggaggcggagccagagaccagagcggagttggcagccagggtggtgctttgggcctatgaacagggacaggaggtagaagggctggcaagtccagcgaagcaaaacacaggaaaacagaaacatgcataggttcaggccaggcagagagttcaggtagtttgggtgtcatgatgtcgaccgcgttctctgactcagtcatttcggtcgacccggccgattcggctggttccgtcagctcggtcggttccgtcgacccggtcggctcggcaggttccatcgacccggtcggttccgtcgacccagtcggttcggcaggttccgtcgacccggtcggttccgtcgacccagtcggttcggcaggttccgtcgacccggtcggttccgtcgacccggtcggtacggcaggttccgtcgacccggtcggttccgtcaacGAGGTCGggtcggcaggttccatcgacccggtcggttccgtcgacccggtcggttcggcaggttccttcggcccggtcggttccgtcgacccggacggttctgcaggttccgtcggctccgtcgacccggtcggctcggcaggttccatcgacccggtcggttccgtcgacccggacggttctgcaggttccttcgacccggtcggtccagtcggtccggcaggttccatcgacccggcaggttctgtcgacccggacggttcggcaggttccgtcgacccggtcggttcggcaggttccgtcgacccggtcggttctgcaggttccgtcgacccggtc
This window of the Tachysurus fulvidraco isolate hzauxx_2018 unplaced genomic scaffold, HZAU_PFXX_2.0 HiC_scaffold_171_np12, whole genome shotgun sequence genome carries:
- the LOC125140629 gene encoding E3 ubiquitin-protein ligase TRIM39-like; the protein is ALLRKTEAEVQQMIQERLQKVEDIKHCIELNKHSALREIEDSVQVFSNLVRKVQKAQAELVIAIEEKQRKTAQWAQGLIEELEREIVQLKKRNSEIDHLARTDDHIYFLQKLPSLITHPQTKDWSEAHVPTNQCLGTIRRAVSKLEESLAEEIEKLAESELKTAQKYSMDVTLDPDTANPWLQLSEDRRQLRHLGAWQDLPDTPDRFNTVVITLGCEGFTSGRHYWEVQVGEKDDWYLGVAKESVNRKGRIAISTSHGYWALAMKKGQEYRVSSSPPIILPVNPKLKRVGVYVDFEEGHLSFYDTISRSHIYTFVDSFQEKLYPFFYLYCCDKASDILSICPVMDITHNKQC